The Kroppenstedtia pulmonis genome has a segment encoding these proteins:
- a CDS encoding HPr family phosphocarrier protein, giving the protein MAEKKVTVKLKAGLHARPAALFVQEANKYSSEVFVSKGVKKVNAKSIMGIMSLAVAGGTDITISATGADEEEAVEALATIVSREEI; this is encoded by the coding sequence ATGGCAGAAAAAAAAGTAACAGTCAAACTGAAAGCAGGATTACATGCACGCCCTGCGGCATTATTCGTTCAGGAAGCCAATAAATACTCCTCAGAAGTTTTTGTCAGCAAGGGAGTCAAAAAGGTGAATGCCAAAAGTATTATGGGTATCATGAGTCTGGCTGTGGCAGGTGGAACGGATATCACCATTTCCGCAACAGGGGCAGACGAAGAAGAAGCTGTGGAAGCCCTTGCCACGATCGTCAGTCGTGAAGAGATATAA